Proteins encoded by one window of Chondromyces crocatus:
- a CDS encoding DUF481 domain-containing protein, whose protein sequence is MRTGAWSAHRRCWKRSTDRTPSERALPSECGRPTSRWRRLAATLLTTLSAGALALLTASPAAAQIVNVQPLIGGDVEKQGLSVTFEGSADMRRGNTNITSLSGSAVGQYRTGRHLFFLLLRGDFGENADVTFLNKDLEHFRYRVDLPGPFSWEAFVQHDRDAFRRLSLRALFGTGPRIHIVRWTKFEAALGMAYMLENEELALGNFPDSGLVVLAQRLSTYCVLSTRLSDNLQVAATIYLQPRLDWIYDVRVLHESSILAKATKHFSLKLTMTSAFDAEPPAGVAPLDTTVRGSFLATF, encoded by the coding sequence GTGCGGACGGGAGCCTGGAGCGCACATCGGCGCTGCTGGAAGCGAAGCACGGACAGGACCCCCTCGGAGCGCGCGTTGCCCTCGGAGTGCGGCCGTCCCACCTCGCGATGGCGACGCCTCGCCGCGACCCTCCTGACGACCCTCTCGGCGGGCGCGCTGGCCCTGCTCACGGCCAGCCCGGCCGCCGCGCAGATCGTCAACGTCCAGCCCCTCATCGGCGGCGACGTCGAGAAGCAGGGGCTGTCCGTCACCTTCGAAGGCTCCGCCGACATGCGGCGCGGCAACACCAACATCACCTCGCTCTCGGGCAGCGCGGTCGGCCAGTACCGGACGGGCCGTCACCTCTTCTTCCTGCTCCTGCGCGGCGACTTCGGTGAGAACGCCGACGTGACCTTCCTGAACAAGGACCTGGAGCACTTCCGGTATCGCGTCGACCTCCCTGGCCCCTTCTCGTGGGAAGCCTTCGTCCAGCACGACCGCGACGCCTTCCGTCGGCTCTCGCTGCGTGCCCTCTTCGGCACGGGACCTCGGATCCACATCGTCCGCTGGACGAAGTTCGAGGCCGCGCTGGGCATGGCCTACATGCTCGAGAACGAGGAGCTGGCCCTCGGCAACTTCCCCGACTCCGGCCTCGTCGTGCTCGCGCAGCGCCTGTCCACCTACTGCGTCCTCTCGACGCGGCTCAGCGACAACTTGCAAGTCGCCGCCACGATCTACCTCCAGCCCAGGCTCGACTGGATCTACGACGTGCGCGTCCTCCACGAGTCCTCGATCCTCGCGAAGGCGACGAAGCATTTCTCGCTGAAGCTCACCATGACCTCGGCCTTCGACGCCGAGCCGCCCGCCGGCGTCGCTCCCCTGGACACCACCGTCCGAGGCTCGTTCCTGGCGACCTTCTGA
- a CDS encoding class I SAM-dependent methyltransferase, which produces MTDSDDWRAINRASWNRRTPLHLASRFYDLDAWKRGACSLKPIELEEVGDVRGCRLLHLQCHFGQDTLSWARRGASVVGLDFSDAAITAARDLATEVGLSSARFVQSDVLEASRAVGETFDIVFTSYGVLCWLPDLDPWAREIAACLRPGGRFHLVEFHPLAYIFDDALEKVTYPWDSKDTPIRTEETRTYADPDTPVQLVDVSWNHGIGTVVSALLRAGLVLDSLREHDWMAYPIYPSSREIAPGRYQVDKLPGAPLTYSLQAHRPA; this is translated from the coding sequence ATGACCGACTCCGACGACTGGCGCGCCATCAACCGCGCGAGCTGGAATCGCCGCACCCCGCTGCATCTCGCCTCTCGCTTCTACGACCTCGATGCCTGGAAGCGCGGCGCCTGCTCCCTCAAGCCGATCGAGCTCGAAGAGGTCGGCGACGTCCGGGGCTGCCGCTTGCTCCACCTGCAATGCCACTTCGGGCAGGACACGCTGAGCTGGGCCCGGCGCGGCGCCTCCGTCGTCGGCCTCGACTTCTCCGACGCCGCCATCACCGCCGCCCGCGACCTCGCCACCGAGGTCGGCCTCTCCTCGGCCCGCTTCGTCCAGTCCGACGTCCTCGAAGCCTCCCGCGCCGTCGGCGAGACCTTCGACATCGTATTCACCTCCTACGGCGTCCTCTGCTGGCTCCCCGACCTCGACCCCTGGGCGCGCGAGATCGCCGCCTGCCTCCGCCCTGGAGGCCGCTTCCACCTCGTCGAGTTCCACCCCCTCGCCTACATCTTCGACGACGCCCTGGAGAAGGTCACCTACCCCTGGGACAGCAAAGACACTCCCATCCGCACCGAAGAGACCCGCACCTACGCCGATCCCGACACCCCGGTGCAGCTCGTCGACGTGTCCTGGAACCACGGCATCGGCACCGTCGTCAGCGCCCTCCTCCGCGCCGGCCTCGTGCTGGACTCCCTGCGCGAACACGACTGGATGGCCTACCCCATCTACCCCAGCAGCCGCGAGATCGCCCCGGGCCGCTACCAGGTCGACAAGCTCCCTGGCGCTCCGCTCACCTACTCCCTCCAGGCCCATCGCCCCGCCTGA
- a CDS encoding GFA family protein, with protein MQETMKRSGGCHCGKVRYEVTASLDQVMSCNCSMCLRKGTVLTFVGKDQFHLLSGEEGLTDYQFNKKHIHHLFCATCGVTSFARGTSPDGKEMVAVNVRCLDDIDLGSLTVTPVDGKSF; from the coding sequence ATGCAGGAAACCATGAAGCGTTCAGGCGGATGTCACTGCGGCAAGGTGCGCTACGAGGTGACGGCCTCGCTCGATCAGGTCATGTCGTGCAACTGCTCCATGTGCCTCAGGAAAGGCACCGTGCTGACGTTCGTCGGCAAGGATCAGTTCCACCTCCTGTCGGGCGAGGAGGGGCTGACGGACTATCAGTTCAACAAGAAGCACATCCACCATCTCTTCTGCGCGACGTGCGGGGTGACGTCGTTCGCGCGGGGGACGTCGCCCGACGGGAAGGAGATGGTGGCGGTCAACGTGCGCTGTCTCGACGACATCGATCTGGGGAGCCTGACGGTGACGCCAGTCGACGGGAAGAGCTTCTGA
- a CDS encoding PD40 domain-containing protein — MLVRFPGGLVSFIALALAVSGCKCGPESGSSGETGAVSSASSSSSSADQNVASPGATTSPSASAAKGSASAEPDKDPIPLAERQKIAGQIAFISERHVNPEIYLIRPTGEERRLTETPVGEYLAAASPDGTTLLVVISEETPQNVHVEQLALVPLDGTVVKRIGPAGSRTRNPSWSPDGQWILFESDHQSFSDIYRIARDGSGLRRLTDNDEGNFDPALSPDGKQVAFVSSRDGDPEVYRIQADGSAPQRLTAFHREDRSPRWSPDGKKLAFISDREGRERIYTMAANGTHLKPLTEGCAPPAPEAAAPKEQAAPKEQAAPKEPKEPREPNGPKENGLGTDGLSEQGPVWSPDGKRIAYLVQGLGLKPRIWVADLATEQCTPLTSDTHGAEAPAWSPDGRYLVFASTRTGDPELYLMRADGTGQTRLTHAEGPDWLPRWIPAPKTPLP; from the coding sequence ATGCTGGTCCGTTTCCCCGGAGGTCTGGTCTCCTTCATCGCGCTGGCGCTCGCCGTGAGCGGCTGCAAGTGCGGCCCGGAGTCAGGCTCCTCCGGGGAAACCGGGGCGGTTTCGTCCGCCTCTTCCTCTTCTTCCTCCGCAGATCAGAACGTCGCCTCTCCTGGCGCCACCACCTCGCCTTCCGCCTCGGCGGCGAAGGGCAGCGCCAGCGCGGAGCCCGACAAGGACCCCATCCCGCTCGCCGAGCGGCAGAAGATCGCGGGCCAGATCGCCTTCATCTCCGAGCGGCACGTGAACCCCGAGATTTACCTCATCCGGCCCACGGGCGAGGAGCGGCGGCTCACAGAGACCCCTGTTGGCGAGTACCTGGCGGCGGCCTCGCCCGATGGCACGACCCTCCTGGTCGTCATTTCCGAGGAGACCCCCCAGAATGTTCACGTCGAGCAGCTCGCGCTCGTGCCGCTCGATGGCACGGTAGTGAAGCGCATCGGCCCCGCGGGGAGCCGCACGCGCAACCCGAGCTGGTCGCCCGATGGCCAGTGGATCCTCTTCGAGTCCGACCACCAGAGCTTCAGCGACATCTACCGCATCGCCCGCGACGGCAGCGGCTTGCGACGGCTGACGGACAACGACGAGGGGAATTTCGATCCGGCGCTCTCGCCCGATGGCAAGCAGGTGGCCTTCGTCTCGAGCCGCGACGGTGATCCAGAAGTGTACCGGATCCAGGCCGACGGTAGCGCTCCGCAGCGGCTCACCGCGTTTCATCGAGAGGACCGCAGCCCACGCTGGTCTCCCGACGGGAAAAAGCTCGCCTTCATCAGCGACAGAGAAGGCCGCGAGCGCATCTACACGATGGCCGCCAACGGGACGCACCTGAAGCCCCTCACCGAAGGCTGTGCGCCGCCCGCTCCGGAGGCCGCTGCGCCAAAGGAGCAAGCTGCGCCGAAGGAGCAAGCTGCGCCGAAGGAGCCGAAAGAACCCAGAGAGCCGAACGGGCCGAAGGAGAACGGGCTCGGCACCGACGGTCTCAGTGAGCAAGGTCCGGTCTGGTCTCCGGACGGCAAGCGGATCGCTTACCTGGTTCAAGGGCTGGGTCTGAAGCCGCGCATCTGGGTGGCGGATCTCGCGACCGAGCAGTGCACCCCGCTCACCAGCGACACCCACGGCGCCGAAGCTCCCGCGTGGTCTCCCGATGGGCGTTACCTGGTGTTCGCCTCCACCCGCACCGGCGATCCCGAGCTGTACCTCATGCGCGCCGACGGCACCGGGCAGACCCGACTCACCCACGCCGAGGGACCCGACTGGTTGCCTCGCTGGATTCCGGCCCCCAAGACGCCTCTGCCTTGA
- a CDS encoding PAS domain S-box protein encodes MPTVDGACGVTVDASLEKRILEQEVARWRLRAEQAESILRTSPAAIFLCDKTAERSRTFSEAVAHMLGYEPDHVPQLGEEVLPDRMHPDDTTRMALEFERDLEVLEDGEQLVFEYRMRHRSGEWRWLEARCVVFSRTEEGQLERYVGAVQDITERKHLAQTMRDREAALQKANAELEQRIAERTLELRRKSALLESMINNLPAAFYVKDTEGKFLLVNRRTAELMGVTRAEAVGKSVADFFPPETAAPWLEAQQEILAGGEHEVEEIFVQEDGPHIYLSIGFPIRDSEGTIFAIGGFSTDITERRRAEQEREELQARVIEAQRAAIRELSTPMIPLAKGVVVMPLVGTVDSARAQQIMETLLAGVVKQQARVAILDLTGLTAVDTRIVDALLRAARATRMLGAEVMLTGIKPQFAQVLVQLGVDMSGITTEGTLQSGVAAAMGWLQGRGRSAQDGSERARAR; translated from the coding sequence ATGCCGACAGTCGACGGCGCGTGCGGGGTCACGGTGGACGCCTCGCTCGAGAAGCGGATCCTGGAGCAGGAGGTGGCGCGCTGGCGCCTGCGCGCCGAGCAAGCGGAGAGCATCCTGAGGACGTCTCCGGCGGCCATCTTCCTCTGCGACAAGACGGCGGAGCGCTCGCGCACGTTCAGCGAAGCCGTGGCACACATGCTGGGCTACGAGCCCGATCACGTGCCGCAGCTCGGCGAGGAGGTGCTGCCCGATCGCATGCACCCGGACGATACGACGCGCATGGCGCTGGAGTTCGAGCGGGATCTGGAGGTGCTGGAGGACGGCGAGCAGCTCGTGTTCGAGTACCGCATGCGCCACCGGTCGGGGGAGTGGCGCTGGCTGGAGGCGCGCTGTGTGGTGTTCAGCCGGACGGAGGAGGGGCAGCTCGAGCGGTACGTGGGCGCGGTGCAGGACATCACCGAGCGGAAGCACCTGGCGCAGACGATGCGCGACCGCGAGGCGGCGCTGCAGAAGGCCAACGCCGAGCTGGAGCAGCGGATCGCAGAACGCACGCTGGAGCTGCGCCGGAAGAGCGCCCTGCTGGAGAGCATGATCAACAACCTGCCCGCGGCGTTCTATGTGAAGGACACGGAAGGAAAGTTCCTGCTCGTCAATCGTCGGACCGCAGAGCTGATGGGGGTGACGCGCGCCGAGGCGGTGGGGAAGTCGGTGGCGGACTTCTTCCCGCCGGAGACGGCCGCGCCGTGGCTGGAGGCCCAGCAGGAGATCCTCGCGGGCGGCGAGCACGAGGTCGAGGAGATCTTCGTCCAGGAGGACGGGCCGCACATCTACCTGTCGATCGGCTTCCCCATCCGCGACAGCGAGGGGACCATCTTCGCCATCGGCGGGTTCTCGACGGACATCACCGAGCGGAGGCGGGCCGAGCAGGAACGCGAGGAGCTGCAAGCGCGGGTGATCGAGGCGCAACGCGCGGCCATCCGGGAGCTGAGCACGCCCATGATCCCACTCGCGAAGGGGGTGGTGGTGATGCCCCTGGTGGGGACCGTGGACAGTGCGCGCGCCCAGCAGATCATGGAGACGCTGCTCGCGGGGGTGGTGAAGCAGCAGGCGCGGGTGGCGATCCTGGACCTGACGGGGCTCACCGCAGTGGATACGCGGATCGTGGATGCGCTGCTGCGCGCCGCGAGGGCGACCCGGATGCTCGGTGCCGAGGTGATGCTCACGGGCATCAAGCCGCAGTTCGCGCAGGTCCTGGTGCAGCTCGGGGTCGATATGAGCGGCATCACCACCGAGGGCACGCTCCAGTCGGGTGTGGCGGCGGCCATGGGGTGGCTCCAGGGGCGGGGACGCTCCGCACAGGACGGCTCTGAGCGCGCACGGGCGCGGTGA
- a CDS encoding YcjF family protein → MTEIKFGDAVKKAFEEAMRERGHANVLLAGRTGVGKSTLVNSVFQGQFASTGHGRPVTTGTREITKPGVPLTIFDTRGLEMSEFEATRTALKRFVSSRRQDPDARKHIHVAWVCVSEDLRRVEEAETSLVEMLADYMPVLAVITKARADQGFRAEVQRLLPRALNVVRVRALPEELDDGHRLPPMGLIELIQATVDLIPEGQRRAFIASQKADLALKKTKSHMIVGASVATAMGIAASPIPFADAFVLVPIQIAMIAGITATYGLDFSEGFLSTVVASTLGGAATTLTGRAIAGSLIKLLPGAGAVVGGGVSAATAGTMTTALGEAYIAVLDMLFEKHGGEQPSAEIVIDAVRAAFQKPA, encoded by the coding sequence ATGACCGAGATCAAATTCGGCGACGCCGTCAAGAAGGCATTCGAAGAGGCCATGCGCGAGCGAGGCCACGCCAACGTGCTGCTCGCGGGCCGCACCGGCGTGGGCAAGAGCACGCTGGTCAACAGCGTCTTCCAGGGGCAGTTCGCCTCCACGGGCCACGGCCGCCCCGTCACCACGGGGACCCGCGAGATCACCAAGCCCGGCGTCCCCCTCACCATCTTCGACACCCGCGGCCTGGAGATGAGCGAGTTCGAGGCCACCCGCACCGCGCTCAAGCGCTTCGTCTCCAGCCGCCGGCAGGATCCCGACGCCCGCAAGCACATCCACGTCGCCTGGGTCTGCGTCTCCGAGGACCTCCGCCGCGTGGAAGAGGCCGAGACCTCCCTCGTCGAGATGCTCGCCGACTACATGCCCGTGCTCGCGGTGATCACCAAGGCCCGCGCAGACCAGGGATTCCGGGCCGAGGTCCAGCGCCTCCTCCCGCGAGCCCTGAACGTCGTCCGCGTCCGCGCCTTGCCCGAGGAGCTCGACGACGGACACCGCCTCCCGCCGATGGGGTTGATCGAGCTGATCCAGGCCACGGTCGACCTCATCCCGGAGGGACAAAGACGGGCCTTCATCGCATCCCAGAAGGCAGACCTCGCCCTGAAAAAGACGAAGTCCCACATGATCGTCGGCGCCTCCGTCGCCACGGCCATGGGCATCGCCGCCAGCCCCATCCCCTTCGCCGACGCCTTCGTCCTCGTCCCCATCCAGATCGCGATGATCGCCGGCATCACTGCGACCTACGGCCTCGACTTCTCGGAGGGCTTCCTGAGCACCGTCGTCGCGTCCACCCTCGGGGGGGCCGCGACCACCCTCACGGGCCGCGCGATCGCTGGCAGCTTGATCAAGCTGCTCCCTGGCGCGGGCGCCGTGGTCGGCGGAGGCGTATCGGCCGCCACCGCCGGCACCATGACCACCGCCCTGGGCGAGGCGTACATCGCAGTCCTCGACATGCTCTTCGAAAAGCATGGCGGCGAGCAACCCAGCGCCGAGATCGTCATCGACGCCGTCCGCGCCGCCTTCCAGAAACCAGCCTGA
- a CDS encoding glutathione S-transferase family protein gives MITLYGFGRVFPKVIGETKDLRIQWALEELGLPYRVHGIDHTGGEHLREAYGHINCFRLLPAIEDDGFAVAESGAILLYLAQRAGRLIPADFQGRTRVTQWCFAALATVERPLQEIHLIDMFGTGSAEQRAAMVEEAGRWFRGMEQRLDGRDWIACDDFTVADLLLATVLRHVRNTDLLAPYPRITAYYHRALARPAWERTLTLYAERLSVAVDDIR, from the coding sequence ATGATCACGCTTTACGGTTTCGGGCGCGTCTTTCCCAAGGTGATCGGCGAGACCAAGGACCTCCGCATCCAGTGGGCCCTGGAGGAGCTCGGCCTCCCCTACCGCGTCCACGGCATCGACCACACCGGCGGCGAACACCTCCGCGAGGCCTATGGCCACATCAACTGCTTCCGCCTCCTGCCGGCCATCGAGGACGACGGCTTCGCGGTCGCCGAGTCCGGCGCGATCCTGCTCTACCTCGCCCAGAGAGCTGGCCGCCTGATCCCGGCCGACTTCCAGGGTCGCACGCGCGTGACGCAGTGGTGCTTCGCCGCGCTCGCCACCGTCGAGCGTCCGCTGCAAGAGATCCACTTGATCGACATGTTCGGCACCGGGAGCGCCGAGCAGCGCGCGGCCATGGTCGAGGAAGCTGGGCGCTGGTTCCGCGGCATGGAGCAGCGCCTCGACGGGCGCGACTGGATCGCCTGCGACGACTTCACGGTCGCCGACCTCCTCCTCGCCACCGTGCTGCGCCACGTGCGCAACACCGACCTCCTCGCCCCCTATCCACGCATCACCGCCTATTACCACCGCGCGCTCGCGCGCCCCGCCTGGGAGCGCACGCTCACCCTCTACGCCGAGCGCCTGAGCGTCGCCGTCGACGACATCCGCTGA
- a CDS encoding DUF362 domain-containing protein codes for MRHSPLHGPLLALALGACSDPSPPPSPATSTAATHADPAANTASSALLADPLAEPDAIAHASPPASQGEPHPGDAGSLDAASASLLDDAGTGDAGLVPTGPSLITDASIDGTALRKRHSERLKQDLTPVHVLQGGTPRELGKRLCEAAVPHRPAATPILLKPNLCGFDSIKDPRKSGGDDGVRGRTTDPEFTRGVIQCLKERGHQAITLAEGCGHSHEHWLELMDLNGYAALARDEGVRLVAMDDDGVFDTQGDRPGQPLAIRGIGATLVPTLLMPRVLAEHLDRGLFISLPKIKAHRFSVISVALKNMQGVVMLSDALPAYRQKWRMHRELNEYIQQRRAKEPEDRKLYVDALRAFSERMIDVLEIASPDVVLAEGAPAMGGDGFQHLQPSAESVAIGGTNPVRVDRAAAAFLGLWNHPRLAAELRGSRTSPLLEAAARRFKLDLTTIQLTGDGADLLLKAPRIAHYKAMAPFAIHEAAPPSATPSATTTSVTATPSTSPDTVTAHHGTPPASPSTAPGDRPTAHASPLGHASLTLDGRADDDAWARATPVAWDTDTSGASTGIRTTARFLWSSEALHVLFELSGTGLFTDRARPIGTERQKLFEEDCVELFLTPDPTAPRRYVEVELGPFGHFLDLTVDLDTRKYDTTWSSGLRLATTQNPSARQAIVEASLTAPEIVRALKAGARLPMGLFRMEGRSPRQYLSWSPARTPKPNFHIPSAFGTLVLDP; via the coding sequence GTGCGCCATTCCCCCCTGCATGGCCCCCTCCTGGCCCTGGCGCTCGGAGCGTGCTCCGACCCCTCCCCGCCTCCATCTCCCGCCACCTCCACGGCGGCCACGCACGCCGATCCTGCGGCAAATACCGCCTCATCCGCCCTTCTCGCAGACCCTCTCGCCGAGCCGGATGCCATCGCGCATGCATCCCCTCCAGCCAGCCAGGGCGAGCCTCATCCAGGGGATGCGGGCAGCCTCGACGCCGCCAGCGCCTCGCTCCTCGACGACGCAGGCACCGGCGATGCTGGCCTCGTCCCCACCGGCCCGAGCCTCATCACCGACGCGAGCATCGACGGCACCGCCCTGCGCAAGCGCCACAGCGAGCGCCTGAAGCAAGACCTCACCCCCGTCCACGTCCTGCAAGGCGGCACCCCGCGCGAGCTCGGCAAACGCCTCTGCGAGGCCGCCGTCCCGCACCGACCCGCGGCGACGCCCATCCTCCTCAAGCCCAACCTCTGCGGCTTCGACTCCATCAAGGACCCCAGGAAATCCGGCGGCGACGACGGCGTCCGCGGCCGCACCACCGACCCCGAGTTCACGCGCGGCGTGATCCAGTGCCTCAAGGAGCGAGGCCACCAGGCCATCACCCTCGCCGAGGGCTGCGGCCACAGCCACGAGCACTGGCTGGAGCTGATGGACCTCAACGGCTACGCCGCCCTCGCCCGCGACGAAGGCGTGCGCCTCGTGGCCATGGACGACGACGGCGTCTTCGACACGCAAGGCGACCGCCCCGGCCAGCCCCTCGCCATCCGCGGCATCGGCGCGACCCTCGTCCCCACCTTGCTCATGCCGCGCGTGCTCGCCGAGCACCTCGATCGCGGCCTCTTCATCTCCTTGCCCAAGATCAAGGCCCACCGCTTCAGCGTCATCTCCGTCGCCCTCAAGAACATGCAAGGCGTCGTCATGCTCTCCGACGCCCTCCCCGCGTACCGGCAGAAGTGGCGCATGCACCGCGAGCTGAACGAGTACATCCAGCAGCGCCGCGCGAAAGAACCCGAGGACCGCAAGCTCTACGTCGACGCCCTCCGCGCCTTCTCCGAGCGCATGATCGACGTCCTGGAGATCGCGTCCCCCGACGTCGTCCTCGCCGAAGGCGCCCCGGCCATGGGCGGCGACGGCTTCCAGCACCTCCAGCCGAGCGCCGAGAGCGTGGCGATCGGCGGCACCAACCCCGTGCGCGTCGACCGCGCCGCCGCCGCCTTTCTCGGCCTCTGGAACCACCCACGCCTCGCCGCCGAGCTGCGGGGCAGCCGGACCTCCCCGCTCCTCGAAGCCGCCGCCCGACGCTTCAAGCTCGACCTCACGACGATCCAGCTCACCGGCGACGGCGCCGATCTCCTCCTGAAGGCCCCCCGCATCGCCCACTACAAGGCCATGGCCCCCTTCGCCATCCACGAGGCCGCCCCTCCCTCGGCCACGCCCAGCGCCACCACCACCTCGGTCACCGCGACGCCCTCGACCTCACCCGACACCGTCACCGCTCATCACGGCACGCCCCCCGCCTCGCCCAGCACCGCACCGGGCGACAGGCCGACCGCGCACGCCTCTCCCCTCGGTCACGCTTCCCTCACCCTCGACGGGCGAGCCGACGACGACGCCTGGGCCCGCGCCACCCCCGTCGCGTGGGACACCGACACCTCGGGCGCCTCGACCGGGATCCGCACCACCGCGCGGTTCCTCTGGTCGAGCGAGGCCTTGCACGTCCTCTTCGAGCTGTCCGGCACAGGCCTCTTCACCGATCGCGCACGCCCCATCGGCACCGAGCGTCAGAAGCTCTTCGAAGAGGACTGCGTCGAGCTGTTCCTCACCCCGGACCCCACCGCTCCACGACGCTACGTCGAGGTGGAGCTCGGCCCCTTCGGACACTTCCTCGACCTCACCGTCGACCTCGACACGCGCAAGTACGACACCACCTGGTCGAGCGGCCTGCGCCTCGCCACCACGCAGAACCCGAGCGCGCGCCAGGCGATCGTCGAGGCCTCCCTGACCGCTCCCGAGATCGTCCGCGCCCTGAAAGCCGGCGCCCGCTTGCCCATGGGCCTCTTCCGCATGGAGGGCCGCTCCCCCCGGCAGTACCTGTCCTGGAGCCCAGCCCGGACCCCGAAGCCCAACTTCCACATCCCCTCCGCCTTCGGAACGCTGGTCCTCGACCCCTGA
- a CDS encoding N-acetylmuramoyl-L-alanine amidase yields the protein MHQLRKLTTVVSAAILVAACSDQGSNDLGINPGGDDSNVSPPTWTVPAPTDGTSVPQTSLDLLFEQAAKEFNVPASLLKAIGFAETRWEMVEGEEEFEGMPAAFGIMALRGERIELGAELAGVSVEEVKTDALANIRAAAALLSEDADGMQLDRVDLGAWAPVVAAASGIDDAEAQASYLHNEVYRTLRDGLVMEGEEGLIGSLLPSTFELRSIAAPPTNATSDHSSAIWRASPNFNSRSGVKPRMIIIHSCEGAYSGCWGWLRNSASGVSAHYVVNDSGSEITQLVREADRAWHIGAAYRCNLNGNQECNLNGTSSNNFTVGIEHAGFASQSSWAAGLINASAKLSCGITQRHGIPRDSYHIVSHGRLQPESRTDPGPNWPWTNYLSRINTECGGGTTPTPTGIIVDSNNSNNNSAQGRIEVSANWTSSTNVAGYYGSGYYAASTQSVSDGATFHFYVASAGSRAVSAWWTAASDRSTAAPFIMYNAAGTEVGRVTRNQQTQGGQWVSLGSYNFTAGWNKVVLSRWAALGSFVIADAVRIQ from the coding sequence ATGCATCAGCTCCGTAAGCTCACCACTGTGGTAAGCGCGGCCATTCTCGTCGCAGCCTGCAGCGATCAAGGAAGCAACGATCTGGGGATCAATCCCGGTGGGGACGATTCCAACGTTTCCCCCCCGACGTGGACGGTTCCCGCCCCCACGGATGGGACGAGCGTCCCGCAGACCTCGCTCGATCTGCTATTCGAGCAGGCTGCCAAGGAGTTCAACGTTCCTGCCTCGCTGCTCAAAGCGATCGGCTTCGCCGAGACGCGGTGGGAAATGGTCGAGGGCGAGGAAGAGTTCGAGGGCATGCCCGCCGCATTCGGCATCATGGCCCTCCGTGGTGAGCGCATCGAGCTCGGGGCGGAGCTGGCGGGCGTCTCGGTCGAAGAGGTCAAGACGGACGCGCTGGCGAACATCCGCGCCGCGGCCGCTCTCCTCAGCGAGGACGCGGACGGGATGCAGCTCGACCGGGTCGACCTCGGGGCGTGGGCCCCGGTCGTCGCGGCGGCCAGCGGGATCGACGACGCCGAGGCGCAGGCGAGCTACCTGCACAACGAGGTCTACCGGACGCTCCGGGACGGCCTGGTGATGGAGGGCGAGGAGGGGCTCATCGGCTCGCTGCTGCCGTCCACCTTCGAGCTCCGGTCGATCGCTGCCCCGCCGACGAATGCCACGAGCGACCACTCGTCCGCCATCTGGCGCGCCTCGCCCAACTTCAACAGCCGGTCCGGCGTGAAGCCGCGGATGATCATCATCCACAGCTGCGAGGGGGCGTACTCGGGGTGCTGGGGCTGGCTCAGGAACTCGGCGTCGGGCGTCAGCGCGCATTACGTCGTGAATGACAGCGGCAGCGAGATCACCCAGCTCGTCCGCGAGGCGGATCGCGCGTGGCACATCGGCGCCGCCTACCGGTGCAACCTGAACGGCAATCAGGAGTGCAACCTGAACGGCACCTCCTCCAACAACTTCACCGTCGGCATCGAACATGCGGGCTTTGCCTCGCAGTCGAGCTGGGCGGCGGGGCTGATCAACGCCTCGGCGAAGCTCTCGTGCGGCATCACGCAGCGGCACGGCATCCCGCGGGACTCGTACCACATCGTGTCCCACGGCCGGCTCCAGCCCGAGAGCCGCACCGATCCCGGCCCGAACTGGCCCTGGACGAATTACCTGAGCCGGATCAACACGGAGTGCGGCGGCGGCACCACCCCCACCCCCACCGGGATCATCGTCGACAGCAACAACAGCAACAACAACTCCGCCCAGGGCCGCATCGAGGTCTCGGCGAACTGGACCTCGTCCACGAACGTGGCCGGCTACTACGGCTCGGGCTACTACGCCGCGAGCACCCAGTCGGTCTCCGACGGCGCGACGTTCCACTTCTACGTCGCGAGCGCCGGCAGCAGGGCGGTCTCGGCGTGGTGGACGGCGGCCAGCGACAGGTCCACCGCGGCGCCGTTCATCATGTACAACGCCGCCGGGACCGAGGTGGGCCGGGTGACCAGGAACCAGCAGACCCAGGGCGGCCAGTGGGTCTCGCTGGGCTCCTACAACTTCACCGCCGGCTGGAACAAGGTCGTGCTGTCCCGCTGGGCAGCCCTCGGGTCCTTCGTCATCGCCGACGCCGTCCGCATTCAGTGA
- a CDS encoding chitin binding peritrophin-A domain-containing protein: protein MIAACLGAGCTVDRAPIEDDLVDEETTTEEATEALLCSAIPPLCAPILSEGQNGFSPNLCNCRFYYECVEGTATLRLCPNKTHFSPVRKQCESPDTAGCFTLPL, encoded by the coding sequence ATGATCGCTGCCTGCCTCGGTGCCGGTTGCACCGTCGATCGGGCACCGATCGAGGATGATCTCGTCGACGAAGAGACGACGACCGAGGAAGCGACCGAGGCATTGCTGTGCAGTGCCATTCCCCCTCTGTGCGCGCCGATCCTGTCCGAAGGACAGAACGGCTTCTCTCCGAACCTCTGCAACTGCAGGTTCTATTATGAATGCGTCGAGGGAACGGCGACGCTGCGGCTATGCCCGAACAAGACGCACTTCAGTCCCGTCCGGAAGCAATGCGAGAGCCCCGACACGGCGGGCTGTTTCACATTGCCGCTCTGA